The Numida meleagris isolate 19003 breed g44 Domestic line chromosome 10, NumMel1.0, whole genome shotgun sequence genome includes a window with the following:
- the PLA2G15 gene encoding group XV phospholipase A2 — MVPPAGARRLPLPGRSPLLSILLLLLLCSGGECLPRRRPAGPPVVLVPGDLGNQLEAKLDKPSVVHYLCSKKTDSYFTLWLNLELLLPVIIDCWIDNIRLVYNRTSKVTEPPDGVDIRVPGFGQTFSLEFLDPSKRSVGSYFYMLVQSLVDWGYKRDEDVRGAPYDWRKAPNENGDYFVALRKMIELMYEQYGSPVVLIAHSMGNMYTLYFLNHQTQEWKDKYIKDYVSLGAPWGGVAKTLRVLASGDNNRIPVISSLKIRDQQRSAVSTNWMLPYNYTWPPDKVFVSTPTANYTLRDYRKFYRDIDFEDGWLMRQDTEPLVYQMTPPGVRIHCLYGTGVETPDSFHYESFPDKEPKIIYSDGDGTVNLQSALQCQKWVDMQEQEVVIFELSGNEHIQMLSNDTTISYVKKLLFSL, encoded by the exons ATGGTGCCGCCGGCCGGCGCTAGGCGCCTCCCGCTCCCGGGAAGGAGCCCCCTCCTCAGCATccttctcttgctgctgctctgctccggCGGCGAGTGCCTGCCGCGCCGCCGGCCCGCGGGGCCGCCCGTGGTGCTGG TTCCAGGGGACTTAGGTAATCAGTTGGAAGCAAAATTAGATAAGCCATCAGTAGTGCACTATCTCTGCTCTAAGAAGACCGACAGTTACTTTACACTGTGGCTGAACTTAGAATTGCTCCTACCTGTCATCATTGACTGTTGGATTGACAATATCAG GCTGGTGTATAATAGAACAAGCAAGGTAACAGAACCACCAGATGGAGTGGATATCAGAGTCCCAGGTTTTGGGCAGACATTTTCCTTGGAGTTCCTTGATCCGAGTAAAAGGAGCGTTG GCAGTTACTTCTATATGCTGGTGCAAAGCTTGGTAGACTGGGGCTACAAACGTGATGAAGATGTAAGAGGAGCACCTTATGACTGGCGAAAGGCACCAA atGAGAATGGAGATTATTTTGTGGCCCTTCGCAAGATGATAGAGTTGATGTATGAGCAGTATGGAAGTCCTGTTGTCTTAATTGCCCACAGCATGGGTAATATGTACACCCTGTACTTCCTCAATCATCAGACTCAGGAATGGAAAGACAAATACATAAAAGATTATGTGTCATTAGGTGCTCCATGGGGAGGAGTGGCCAAAACTCTCCGGGTACTGGCTTCAG GTGACAACAATAGAATACCAGTCATCAGTTCACTCAAGATTCGAGACCAGCAGAGATCAGCTGTTTCCACGAATTGGATGCTCCCCTACAACTACACGTGGCCTCCAGACAAGGTCTTTGTAAGCACACCTACAGCTAACTACACCCTACGAGACTACAGGAAATTCTACAGGGACATTGACTTTGAAGATGGCTGGCTCATGAGACAAGACACTGAACCCTTGGTCTACCAGATGACACCACCTGGTGTACGCATACACTGTCTTTATGGTACTGGTGTGGAAACACCCGATTCCTTCCATTATGAAAGCTTTCCTGACAAAGAGCCCAAGATTATTTACAGTGATGGGGATGGTACAGTGAACTTACAGAGTGCCTTGCAATGTCAAAAATGGGTGGACATGCAGGAACAGGAAGTGGTGATATTTGAGCTTTCAGGAAATGAACACATTCAAATGCTATCCAATGATACTACTATTTCATATGTGAAAAAGCTGCTCTTCAGTTTGTGA